From one Candidatus Chromulinivorax destructor genomic stretch:
- a CDS encoding ankyrin repeat domain-containing protein, translating to MKKIQVAVLLMLGLHVISMYAFQESLHDFEHGRQSMIDDAVTNFSYLTQGFDFLRTQNLIDTTFHDFLEQNVSHDEREDEEMNFDQVMIKAEDILTKNMKNTFLQTLDTTLKEYKNLDQFDDPVFLYVMQHKDDMQDIVILWFNEWSNIQERPVINTLYHAILINNAEITKMLIDKGFKPTIKNGQNLLHLAIRKNNTEIVKILIGAGAQLNIEDKYGKAPLHLAVDCENTEIVKILINAGADVNIENKYGKSPLHIAVDCKNIEIVKILINAGADVNIKDRMTGNTLLNFAVLENKEKKIKILLAVGAHVNIEDKHGNTPLHNAILCNQVKIVKMLLSAGDDINIQNKNGETPLYIAAQINKPKIVRMLIYAGADVRIQNKDHRTSLHVASSYGDRLDIVSMLIDKGADVNIQDKNGITPLHVAVSCSKFDIVSILIDKGADLNIQNKRGKIAEQEATNLAMQAFFIGVHARQAVSHCTIS from the coding sequence AAATTTTTCTTATTTGACGCAAGGATTTGATTTTTTACGCACTCAAAATCTTATTGACACAACATTTCATGATTTTTTAGAGCAAAATGTATCACATGATGAACGTGAAGATGAAGAGATGAACTTTGATCAAGTGATGATCAAAGCTGAAGATATTCTTACAAAAAATATGAAAAATACATTTTTACAAACGCTTGATACTACATTAAAAGAATATAAAAATCTTGATCAATTTGATGATCCTGTATTTTTGTATGTCATGCAACATAAAGATGATATGCAAGATATAGTCATTTTATGGTTTAATGAATGGAGCAATATTCAAGAGAGGCCTGTTATAAATACATTATACCATGCTATTTTGATTAATAATGCAGAAATAACAAAAATGTTAATTGATAAAGGTTTTAAGCCTACTATAAAAAATGGTCAGAATCTATTACACCTTGCTATTAGAAAAAATAATACAGAGATAGTAAAGATATTGATTGGTGCAGGTGCTCAGCTTAATATTGAAGATAAATATGGCAAAGCACCATTGCACCTTGCTGTTGATTGTGAAAATACAGAGATAGTGAAGATATTGATTAATGCAGGCGCTGATGTAAATATTGAAAATAAATATGGCAAATCACCATTGCACATTGCTGTTGATTGTAAAAATATAGAGATAGTGAAGATATTGATTAATGCAGGTGCTGATGTAAATATTAAAGATCGTATGACGGGCAATACTCTCTTAAATTTTGCAGTTTTAGAAAATAAAGAAAAAAAAATAAAAATATTGCTTGCTGTAGGTGCTCATGTGAATATTGAAGATAAACATGGTAATACTCCATTGCATAATGCAATTCTCTGTAATCAAGTAAAAATAGTAAAGATGTTACTGAGTGCAGGCGATGATATAAATATTCAAAATAAAAATGGTGAGACTCCATTGTATATTGCAGCTCAAATTAATAAACCAAAAATAGTACGCATGTTGATTTATGCAGGTGCGGATGTAAGAATTCAAAATAAAGATCATAGAACTTCATTACATGTAGCATCTAGCTATGGAGACAGATTAGATATAGTGAGTATGTTAATTGACAAGGGTGCTGATGTAAACATTCAGGATAAAAATGGTATAACTCCATTGCATGTAGCAGTTAGCTGCAGCAAATTTGATATAGTAAGTATATTGATTGACAAGGGTGCTGACTTAAATATTCAAAATAAACGTGGTAAAATAGCAGAACAAGAAGCTACAAATTTAGCAATGCAAGCTTTTTTTATAGGTGTACATGCTCGTCAAGCAGTATCGCATTGTACAATATCATGA
- a CDS encoding ankyrin repeat domain-containing protein — MYNIKILVLLMFSLQSISMYAMQESLHNVERGRQVMIDDAVTNFSYLTQGFDFLQTQGLIDTTFHDFLQQNISHDEHEDEEMNFDQVMIKAEDVLTLHMKHTFIKELDMTMKYYYSDDPVFLYVMEHKDTSMPDMVRLWLHEWSKTTNKGGFFPLDRAILNSNKIARMLIDAGVNVDIKNRYGQTPLHQAIFYSEIEIVQMLIDAGARLNLQDENGLTPLHLAVRNNSTKIVAMLIAAGANLSIRNKEGKTPLYSAISHNEKEIAHMLIHAGAHVNLKNNYGISLLHLAATHNNEEIVKMLLAASACINHQNKNGQTPLHLAVSNDNTNIALMLIHAGADTYILDKHGKTVDQLDGCTKIIIKSIVQNREKKQKKIDAQAIARLKKN, encoded by the coding sequence ATGTATAATATAAAAATATTAGTTTTGTTGATGTTTAGTTTGCAATCAATCAGTATGTACGCTATGCAAGAATCGCTGCACAATGTTGAGCGTGGACGGCAAGTTATGATTGATGATGCGGTTACAAATTTTTCTTATTTGACGCAAGGATTTGATTTTCTACAGACACAAGGGCTTATTGACACAACATTTCATGACTTTTTGCAGCAGAATATATCACATGATGAACATGAAGATGAAGAGATGAACTTTGATCAAGTGATGATCAAAGCTGAAGATGTTCTTACACTCCATATGAAGCATACATTTATAAAAGAACTAGATATGACGATGAAATATTATTACTCTGATGATCCTGTTTTTTTGTATGTTATGGAACATAAAGATACGAGTATGCCAGATATGGTTCGCTTATGGTTGCATGAATGGAGTAAAACTACAAATAAAGGGGGCTTTTTTCCATTGGATAGAGCTATATTGAATAGTAATAAAATAGCAAGGATGTTGATTGATGCAGGTGTGAATGTTGATATAAAAAATAGATATGGCCAAACTCCTTTGCATCAAGCTATTTTTTATAGTGAGATTGAAATCGTGCAAATGTTGATTGATGCAGGGGCTCGCCTTAATCTTCAAGATGAAAATGGTCTAACTCCATTGCATCTTGCAGTTAGGAATAATTCAACAAAAATAGTAGCAATGTTGATTGCCGCAGGCGCTAATCTTAGTATCAGAAATAAAGAGGGGAAAACTCCATTATATTCTGCTATAAGTCATAATGAAAAAGAAATAGCACACATGTTGATTCATGCTGGTGCTCATGTAAATCTTAAAAATAATTATGGTATATCTTTATTACATTTGGCAGCTACACACAATAATGAAGAAATAGTAAAAATGTTGCTTGCTGCAAGCGCTTGTATTAATCATCAAAATAAAAATGGTCAAACTCCTTTACATTTGGCAGTTAGTAACGATAATACTAACATAGCATTGATGCTTATTCATGCCGGAGCTGATACTTATATTCTTGATAAACATGGCAAAACAGTTGATCAGTTAGATGGTTGCACCAAGATAATAATAAAATCTATCGTACAAAATCGCGAGAAAAAGCAAAAGAAGATTGATGCTCAAGCTATCGCTCGTCTTAAAAAAAATTAA
- a CDS encoding ankyrin repeat domain-containing protein, with amino-acid sequence MMKRVRVSVFLMLSLHVISVYAAQDLPQDVALERQVMIDNAVKNFSYLTQGFDFLQTQGIIDTTFHDFLEQNVSHDEHEDEEMNFDHVIIHAEDVLTKNMKDRFLQTLDTTLKEYKKLDDFNDPVFLYVMQHKDYDMRDMVHLWLYEWCNTQNKYKDFKLHTAIYHKEILNILIDAGVDLNAKDRLGKTPLHLLIYNGNTKLVSVLIAAGVDLNIKDRLGQTPLYDAIWSDRIEKFCILLDAGVDLNIQDNVGYTPLHYAALKNKVEKVKILIAAGVDVNLQDKRGKTAEQSSNDKKIKAIFKKAHASQARSHCVIS; translated from the coding sequence ATGATGAAAAGAGTACGAGTATCAGTTTTTTTGATGCTTAGTTTGCACGTAATTAGTGTGTATGCTGCCCAAGATTTACCCCAAGATGTTGCTCTTGAGCGGCAAGTTATGATTGATAATGCTGTTAAGAATTTTTCTTATTTGACGCAAGGATTTGATTTTCTACAGACACAAGGGATTATTGATACAACATTTCATGATTTTTTAGAGCAAAATGTATCACATGATGAACATGAAGATGAAGAGATGAACTTTGATCATGTGATTATCCATGCAGAAGATGTTCTTACAAAAAATATGAAGGATAGATTTTTACAAACGCTTGATACTACATTAAAAGAATATAAAAAACTTGATGATTTTAATGATCCTGTCTTTTTGTATGTGATGCAACATAAAGATTATGATATGCGCGATATGGTTCATTTATGGTTGTATGAATGGTGTAATACTCAAAATAAATATAAAGATTTTAAATTGCATACAGCTATTTATCACAAAGAAATACTAAATATTTTGATTGATGCAGGCGTTGACCTTAATGCTAAAGATAGACTTGGCAAAACTCCATTGCATCTTCTTATTTATAACGGTAATACAAAATTAGTGAGTGTGTTGATAGCTGCAGGTGTTGATCTAAATATTAAAGATAGATTAGGTCAAACTCCATTGTATGATGCAATTTGGTCGGATAGAATAGAAAAATTTTGTATTTTGCTTGATGCAGGCGTTGATCTAAATATTCAAGATAACGTTGGTTACACTCCATTACATTATGCAGCTTTGAAAAATAAGGTAGAAAAAGTAAAAATTTTGATAGCAGCAGGTGTTGACGTAAATCTTCAAGATAAACGAGGTAAAACAGCTGAGCAATCAAGTAACGATAAAAAAATTAAAGCTATTTTTAAAAAAGCGCATGCATCTCAAGCAAGATCGCACTGCGTAATATCATAA
- a CDS encoding ankyrin repeat domain-containing protein, with protein sequence MMKRVRVSVFLMLSLHVISVYAAQDLPQDVAHERQEMIKNVGTSLPYLSQGFDLLKDQNIVDTNFYDFLEQHLSHDEREDEEMNFDQVIIQAEDILITNMKDTFFKTLTTAINYDKPLDQFDDPIFRHVMLYKDNMQDIVILWFNEWSNIQEMPVVNPLYHAILINNAEITKMLIDKGFKPTIKNGQNLLVHAVRKNNTEIVKMLIDAGAQFTIRDKHGYTPLDYAASSENTEILKILIYAGAHVNIEDKDKKTPLHFATLYNNNTEMVKILIHAGAHVNIEDKDKKTPLHFAASSENTEIVKILIDAGAQLNIEDKDKKTPLHFAADYNNTEIAKVLIDAGAQLNMQDEDGKAPLHYAIIFNIKKLVKMLIAAGADINIKDKKGWTPLHYVAFLDFYNTKIVRTLIKKGADVNIKDESGTTPLHCAVYCDNNGAKKVSMLINAGADVNIKNEYGWTPLYYAALKNKVEKVKILIAAGADINIQDESGQTAEQASDDKKIKAIFKKAHASQARSHCVIS encoded by the coding sequence ATGATGAAAAGAGTACGAGTATCAGTTTTTTTGATGCTTAGTTTGCACGTAATAAGTGTGTATGCTGCCCAAGATTTACCCCAAGATGTTGCTCATGAGCGGCAAGAGATGATTAAGAATGTTGGTACAAGTCTTCCTTATTTATCGCAAGGTTTTGATTTGCTCAAAGATCAAAATATTGTTGATACAAATTTTTATGATTTTTTAGAGCAGCATCTATCGCACGATGAACGTGAAGATGAAGAGATGAACTTTGATCAAGTCATTATCCAGGCTGAAGATATTCTTATAACAAATATGAAGGATACATTCTTTAAAACGCTTACTACTGCAATAAATTACGATAAACCTCTCGATCAATTTGATGACCCTATTTTTAGACATGTCATGCTGTATAAAGATAATATGCAGGATATAGTCATTTTATGGTTTAATGAATGGAGCAATATTCAAGAGATGCCTGTTGTAAATCCATTATACCATGCTATTTTGATTAATAATGCAGAAATAACAAAAATGTTAATTGATAAAGGTTTTAAGCCTACTATAAAAAATGGTCAGAATCTACTAGTCCATGCTGTTCGCAAAAATAATACAGAGATAGTGAAGATGTTGATTGATGCAGGTGCTCAGTTTACTATTCGAGATAAACATGGTTACACTCCATTGGACTATGCTGCTAGTTCTGAAAATACAGAGATATTGAAAATATTGATTTATGCAGGCGCTCATGTAAATATTGAAGATAAAGATAAAAAAACTCCATTACACTTTGCTACTCTTTATAACAATAATACAGAAATGGTGAAGATATTGATTCATGCAGGCGCTCATGTAAATATTGAAGATAAAGATAAAAAAACTCCATTACACTTTGCTGCTAGTTCTGAAAATACAGAGATAGTGAAAATATTGATTGATGCAGGTGCTCAGCTTAATATTGAAGATAAAGATAAAAAAACTCCATTACACTTTGCTGCTGATTATAATAATACAGAGATAGCGAAGGTATTGATTGATGCAGGCGCTCAGCTTAATATGCAAGATGAAGATGGCAAAGCACCGTTGCATTATGCAATTATTTTCAATATAAAAAAATTAGTAAAAATGTTGATAGCAGCAGGTGCTGACATAAATATTAAAGATAAAAAAGGTTGGACCCCATTGCATTATGTAGCTTTTTTAGATTTTTATAATACAAAAATAGTACGTACGCTTATTAAAAAAGGCGCTGATGTAAATATTAAAGATGAATCTGGAACTACTCCATTACATTGTGCAGTTTACTGCGATAATAATGGAGCAAAAAAAGTAAGTATGCTTATTAATGCAGGTGCCGATGTAAATATTAAAAATGAATATGGTTGGACTCCATTATATTATGCAGCTTTGAAAAATAAGGTAGAAAAAGTAAAAATTTTGATAGCAGCAGGCGCTGACATAAATATTCAAGATGAATCTGGTCAAACAGCAGAGCAAGCAAGTGACGATAAAAAAATTAAAGCTATTTTTAAAAAAGCGCATGCATCTCAAGCAAGATCGCATTGCGTAATATCATAA
- a CDS encoding ankyrin repeat domain-containing protein: MKRVQVSVFLMLSLHVMSMYAAQELPQNLQQNRQTMIDDAVKNYPCLTHGFDWTQLYSEHSRDNLKKAYKLIDEGVDVNVKNEYNNTPLHNAIWCNNKEMVSKLLVVGADVNIQNGKSETPLHCAARYSITEIVKMLLDLNADINIQDQRGRTPLHRGVWSNNTEIVKILIAAGADVNIQYQDKFGKNPLHYAVWRNNTEIVKMLIAAGADLNIQNKFGKTAEQEATTQEMRAIFAQAVQERQAKFNVQSMA; the protein is encoded by the coding sequence ATGAAAAGAGTACAAGTATCAGTTTTTTTGATGCTTAGTTTGCACGTAATGAGTATGTACGCTGCCCAAGAATTGCCGCAAAATTTGCAACAGAATCGACAAACTATGATTGATGATGCTGTTAAAAATTATCCCTGCTTAACACACGGTTTTGATTGGACCCAGTTGTATAGTGAACATTCAAGAGATAATTTAAAAAAAGCATATAAATTGATTGATGAAGGTGTAGATGTAAATGTTAAAAATGAATATAATAACACTCCGCTACATAATGCTATCTGGTGTAATAATAAAGAAATGGTAAGCAAGTTGCTTGTTGTAGGAGCTGATGTAAATATTCAAAATGGAAAAAGTGAAACTCCGTTGCATTGTGCTGCTCGGTATAGTATTACAGAAATAGTAAAAATGTTGCTTGATCTAAATGCTGATATAAATATTCAAGATCAACGTGGTAGAACTCCATTACATCGGGGAGTTTGGTCTAATAATACAGAAATAGTAAAGATATTAATAGCTGCAGGCGCTGATGTAAATATTCAATATCAAGATAAATTTGGTAAGAATCCATTGCATTATGCAGTTTGGAGAAATAATACAGAAATAGTAAAGATGTTAATAGCTGCAGGAGCTGATCTAAATATTCAAAATAAATTTGGTAAAACAGCTGAACAAGAAGCTACAACTCAAGAAATGAGAGCAATTTTTGCACAAGCGGTACAGGAACGGCAAGCAAAATTTAATGTCCAATCTATGGCTTGA
- a CDS encoding ankyrin repeat domain-containing protein → MKKIQILVLLMLSMQSISMYAAQELPQNLQQSRQTMIDHAVKNHPCLTESFDFLQTQNLVDTSFHDFLEQNVSYHEDSHEEIQFDQAIVNAQDIITKNMKITFLNNMILGIRKIDLDTCDDPIFLYVMKHENGHMSDFVRVWLHETGNLLKFAAYYGNAKIVRMCLTAGCDVNVQDQNGITPLGYIAKNFDYCGSHTKIVKMLIAAGAHVNIQDEYSNTPLMYAACFNNTEIVRMLIGAGAQVNIQNKYGRTPLHEAALKNKPVIVSMLLAAGGNVNIQNKRGWTPLHLAACFGETEMVNMFVAAGADVDIQDKDGRTAVQEARTLKIENILKKQQKIAKA, encoded by the coding sequence ATGAAAAAAATACAAATATTAGTTTTGTTAATGTTAAGTATGCAGTCAATAAGTATGTACGCTGCACAAGAATTGCCGCAAAATTTGCAACAGAGTCGACAAACTATGATTGATCATGCGGTTAAAAATCATCCCTGCTTAACAGAGAGTTTTGATTTTTTACAAACTCAAAATCTTGTAGATACAAGCTTTCATGATTTTTTAGAGCAAAATGTATCGTATCATGAAGATTCACATGAGGAGATACAATTTGATCAAGCTATTGTCAATGCACAAGATATTATTACAAAAAATATGAAAATTACATTTTTAAATAATATGATTCTTGGAATAAGGAAGATTGATCTTGATACATGTGATGATCCTATATTTTTATATGTCATGAAGCATGAAAATGGCCACATGTCTGATTTCGTCCGTGTATGGTTGCATGAAACGGGAAACCTATTGAAATTTGCTGCTTATTATGGCAATGCTAAAATAGTACGTATGTGTCTTACTGCAGGTTGTGATGTGAATGTTCAAGATCAAAATGGTATAACTCCATTAGGTTACATTGCAAAAAATTTTGATTACTGTGGTTCTCATACAAAAATAGTAAAGATGTTGATAGCTGCAGGCGCTCATGTAAATATTCAAGATGAATATAGTAACACCCCATTAATGTATGCTGCTTGTTTTAATAATACAGAAATAGTACGTATGCTTATCGGTGCAGGCGCTCAGGTAAATATTCAAAATAAATATGGTAGAACGCCATTGCATGAGGCAGCTTTGAAAAATAAGCCAGTAATAGTAAGCATGCTGCTTGCTGCAGGAGGTAATGTAAATATTCAAAATAAACGTGGTTGGACTCCATTGCATTTAGCTGCTTGTTTTGGTGAGACCGAAATGGTAAATATGTTTGTTGCTGCAGGTGCTGATGTAGATATTCAAGATAAAGATGGTAGAACAGCTGTGCAAGAAGCTAGAACTTTAAAAATAGAAAATATTTTGAAAAAACAACAAAAAATAGCTAAGGCGTGA